The DNA window GGTGGCTGAAGTTCTGAAAAGTTGCCTGCTGCGCAATCCTGATGACGTGGACTGCAACCAGGCCCTGCACGACTTCATGCATCAGAACAAACCCATTGTTTTCGTTGGGCCTTACGAGCACCATTCCAACGAAATCATGTGGCGCCAGACACTTTGCGAGATCGTTGAAGTCCCCCTGAAAAACCATGAGCTAGACCTGGCCGCGCTGGAAACAATGGTCTCAGACCCACGCTACGAGGGGCGGATCAAGATCGGTTCCTTTTCCGCGGCCTCAAACGTGAGCGGGCTGAAAACAAGGGTTTATGACGTGGCGCGCATCCTGCACCGGCACGGCGCGTTGGCTTGTTTCGACTACGCGGCGGCCGCGCCCTATGTGGAAATCGACATGAACCGGGACGGGGAAAGCTGGTTCGACGCCATCTTCTTTTCACCCCACAAGTTTTTGGGCGGCCCCGGCACCAGCGGGGTTTTGATCTTCAACGAGCGCATTTATCCTTCAAACCTTCCTCCAACCGTGTCCGCCGGCGGCACGGTGAGCTACGTTTCCCAGTACAAGGAAGAGTTTTTCAGCGATATCGAGAGCCGGGAAAAACCTGGCACACCAGGGATTATGCAAGCTTTGCGGATCGCGCTGGCTTTTCAGATCAAGCAAAAGGTGGGGCAGTCCACCATTGACAGGCTGGAAAAATACCTCTATGAAAAGTTCATGACGGCTTTCGAAGGTGACGAACGGATCATTTTCTACGGACTGCTGGATCCGGATAAAAAGGTGCCCATAGTGCCTTTCAACGTCCGTCACCGCGACCGGATACTGCATCCCAAATTCGTGACCCGACTGATCAATGACCTCTTCGGCATCCAGACCCGGGCGGGATGCTCCTGCGCCGGGCCTTACGGACACCATCTGATGAATATCGGCAGCCAGGTTTCGGATTTTTACCGCTGCATGATCACCAACGCAGGCTACAACGGCATTAAACCTGGCTGGGTGCGCCTTAATCTGCACTACTCAATGACCGAGGCAGAGGTGGACTACCTGATCGAAGCGGTGAAATTCGTGCTCGAACACGGCCATAAGTTCATTTCCCAGTATGAGTTCAACCTCATAAGCGGGGAATGGCGGTATCTGGACCACGTTATGCCCAAACCGCTGGAACTGGATATAGAACTGGGATTTAATGGCAGCTCGGAAGAACCTGAATACATTGACAACGCTGAACATAAATTCCATGACTATCTGGAGTTCGCGCGGCAAGAAGCGGACAGGCTGCCGGAGGATTTCGAACTGCTGAGCTTCGAGCCGGAACTGGAACAACTGATGTTCTTTTACGCCCACCGAATGACAGGGCGGTAAGAATACCTGAATCCTGATATCCTTTCCCCACGCCAGCATATATCCTGGCATGCTGTCTGGCCATTAAGGCCCTTTCCCATGCTCAAGAAGCGCCTCCCGCATGATGCCCGCATTTGATGCGGGTATTATACTAGGGGCGTGGGAGGGAGATGGAAGCAAGCGCTCAGGGCCTGTCTATCTGGACACTGAGGCGGGTAAGGATGTATTGCTTTTTTAAACCAAGTGACTGCAGAAGTCCAATAACAGAGCAGCCTGTAAGGAGTTACATATCCGGCTTGAAAGAGAGCTGTTTTTAGGCTGTCAGAATCAGGAACTATTCTGATTGAATCATCAGAACGAGTGTTACGGCGCGCTGACCGTATATTTTGTTTCCGCTATTTCGCTGGGGTTCCAACCAGAGCGATAGGCCCGGGCTTTCAAAGTCACCTCACCGGTTTGGGTGATGGTGAACCCCTCTATGTATTTTGCGGAACTCTGATCGGGGTCACTGCCGTCCAAAGTGTAGTGAATGTCCGCATTCAGGGTGGAGCAATGGATGTTAATCTCGGTATTAGTGGTGATATTTCCGTAAAGAGGGGAGAACTGCGGCTTGGCAACGGTGTTGAAAAAAGTGACGGTGTAGGTGGCGGATACAACGCTGCTGGGGTCAAATCCTTCCTTGTATGCCCTGGCCTTTAGAGTGGCGGTGACGGCACCTTCAGGGAAAAATTCCGGGATGATCAGGGGATTGGCATAGAGGTTAGCCTGGTCGGTGGGTTCACTGCCGTCTGTGGTGTAATAGATGTCAGCGCCGTATTCCGGGCAGGTAAGGTAGATGGCCTGTCCGGCAAGATAGGTCCCGCTGGGGTTGCTGAACATGGGGGCGTCCAGTTGGATGAGCTCAGTGGTGGGCTCTTTGCAGGAAAAAAAGGTGAGGGTCAGTATTAAAACCGCAAAAAACTTCAGAATTTTCATCTTACACCTCTTGGAAATATTACTTGTC is part of the Candidatus Cloacimonadota bacterium genome and encodes:
- a CDS encoding aminotransferase class V-fold PLP-dependent enzyme encodes the protein MNAKELIRSLDWLRDDIIGRNIAIPTPYGARPLVYADYTASGRGLKSVERAVQRILAYYANSHTEDDFTGMTMTSLLQDAEKIIKDSVNAGPAGKIVFTGSGSTGGVNKLMQILGVYWPPATRERVAEVLKSCLLRNPDDVDCNQALHDFMHQNKPIVFVGPYEHHSNEIMWRQTLCEIVEVPLKNHELDLAALETMVSDPRYEGRIKIGSFSAASNVSGLKTRVYDVARILHRHGALACFDYAAAAPYVEIDMNRDGESWFDAIFFSPHKFLGGPGTSGVLIFNERIYPSNLPPTVSAGGTVSYVSQYKEEFFSDIESREKPGTPGIMQALRIALAFQIKQKVGQSTIDRLEKYLYEKFMTAFEGDERIIFYGLLDPDKKVPIVPFNVRHRDRILHPKFVTRLINDLFGIQTRAGCSCAGPYGHHLMNIGSQVSDFYRCMITNAGYNGIKPGWVRLNLHYSMTEAEVDYLIEAVKFVLEHGHKFISQYEFNLISGEWRYLDHVMPKPLELDIELGFNGSSEEPEYIDNAEHKFHDYLEFARQEADRLPEDFELLSFEPELEQLMFFYAHRMTGR